From Micromonospora rhizosphaerae, the proteins below share one genomic window:
- a CDS encoding SMP-30/gluconolactonase/LRE family protein, which translates to MTTDVRIYFDGLFTEPRLDHAEGVAVAPDGTLWCGGEQGQIYRLADGRLEQVASTGGFCLGLALDAAGHVFVCDAAHAAVMRLDTVTGQVDTFADGVPGHRFVNPNYPVFDTAGRLYVSDSGTPHVPGPGIARLEPDGAGVLWHTGPFDFANGLALSADGRTLYVAETWGHRVTAIDITADGAPGARRVLARLGEALPDGLALDTDGNLYVACYEPSQILVVAPGGAVSVLARDPGAHELCHPTNVAFLGGTLIAANLGRWHLSAVETGATGLPLGPFREKGTRP; encoded by the coding sequence ATGACCACTGACGTACGGATCTATTTCGACGGTCTGTTCACCGAACCGCGGTTGGACCACGCGGAGGGTGTGGCAGTAGCCCCGGACGGGACGCTGTGGTGCGGCGGCGAGCAGGGCCAGATCTACCGTCTGGCAGACGGCCGGTTGGAGCAGGTCGCGTCGACGGGCGGGTTCTGTCTCGGCCTGGCGTTGGACGCCGCGGGACACGTCTTCGTGTGCGACGCGGCCCACGCGGCGGTGATGCGGTTGGACACGGTCACTGGCCAGGTCGACACGTTCGCTGACGGCGTGCCGGGCCACCGCTTCGTCAACCCCAACTATCCAGTGTTCGACACGGCTGGGCGACTGTACGTGTCCGACAGCGGCACGCCGCACGTACCGGGCCCGGGCATCGCCCGGCTCGAGCCGGACGGCGCTGGGGTGCTGTGGCATACCGGGCCGTTCGACTTTGCCAACGGGTTGGCCCTGTCCGCGGACGGCCGCACCCTGTACGTGGCCGAGACCTGGGGTCACCGCGTCACGGCGATCGACATCACCGCCGACGGTGCGCCCGGTGCGCGACGCGTTCTCGCGCGGCTGGGCGAGGCGCTGCCCGACGGGCTTGCGCTGGACACCGACGGCAACCTCTACGTCGCCTGCTACGAGCCCAGCCAGATCCTGGTCGTCGCCCCCGGCGGCGCCGTGTCGGTCCTGGCGCGGGACCCGGGCGCCCACGAGTTGTGCCACCCCACGAACGTGGCGTTCCTCGGCGGCACCCTGATCGCGGCCAACCTCGGCCGCTGGCACCTGTCCGCCGTCGAAACCGGGGCCACCGGGCTCC